The Xiphophorus maculatus strain JP 163 A chromosome 23, X_maculatus-5.0-male, whole genome shotgun sequence genome contains a region encoding:
- the rnf4 gene encoding E3 ubiquitin-protein ligase RNF4 isoform X1 encodes MSSSVSRLDLQPPDQAQRKRRPAGSSLVSRTKTSRAVSGRPRRTAGARDHAPPTEPIDVMDGAEDGVEEVVDLTCEGSESAVVDLTTNNESELLVDEGPPGESYVLSSDEDEDAPTVVQAAITSTAHTSRLTPGLISCPVCLDLYSEIVESGRLVVSTKCGHVFCSQCLRDALTSSHTCPTCRKRLTSRQYHPLYI; translated from the exons ATGAGCAGCTCGGTGAGTCGGTTGGATCTGCAGCCACCTGATCAG GCTCAGAGGAAGCGGCGGCCCGCCGGAAGCTCTCTGGTCTCCAGAACCAAGACCAGCAGAGCAGTCAGTGGTCGGCCCCGCAGGACAGCCGGTGCCAGAGACCACGCCCCCCCCACGGAGCCCATCGACGTGATGGACGGCGCCGAGGACG GTGTGGAGGAAGTGGTGGACCTCACCTGCGAGGGATCAGAGTCTGCTGTGGTTGACCTGACGACCAACAACGAGTCGGAGCTG CTGGTGGACGAAG GGCCTCCGGGTGAGAGCTATGTACTCAgcagtgatgaagatgaagacgCGCCCACTGTCGTTCAAGCTGCCATCACCTCTACTGCACACACATCCAG GTTGACTCCAGGTCTCATCAGCTGCCCCGTCTGTCTGGACCTGTACTCCGAG ATCGTAGAGAGCGGGCGATTGGTCGTCTCCACGAAGTGCGGCCACGTGTTCTGCAGCCAGTGTCTGAGGGACGctctgacatcatcacacaccTGCCCCACCTGCAGGAAGCGGCTCACTTCGCGCCAGTACCACCCTCTTTACATCTga
- the rnf4 gene encoding E3 ubiquitin-protein ligase RNF4 isoform X2: MSSSAQRKRRPAGSSLVSRTKTSRAVSGRPRRTAGARDHAPPTEPIDVMDGAEDGVEEVVDLTCEGSESAVVDLTTNNESELLVDEGPPGESYVLSSDEDEDAPTVVQAAITSTAHTSRLTPGLISCPVCLDLYSEIVESGRLVVSTKCGHVFCSQCLRDALTSSHTCPTCRKRLTSRQYHPLYI, encoded by the exons ATGAGCAGCTCG GCTCAGAGGAAGCGGCGGCCCGCCGGAAGCTCTCTGGTCTCCAGAACCAAGACCAGCAGAGCAGTCAGTGGTCGGCCCCGCAGGACAGCCGGTGCCAGAGACCACGCCCCCCCCACGGAGCCCATCGACGTGATGGACGGCGCCGAGGACG GTGTGGAGGAAGTGGTGGACCTCACCTGCGAGGGATCAGAGTCTGCTGTGGTTGACCTGACGACCAACAACGAGTCGGAGCTG CTGGTGGACGAAG GGCCTCCGGGTGAGAGCTATGTACTCAgcagtgatgaagatgaagacgCGCCCACTGTCGTTCAAGCTGCCATCACCTCTACTGCACACACATCCAG GTTGACTCCAGGTCTCATCAGCTGCCCCGTCTGTCTGGACCTGTACTCCGAG ATCGTAGAGAGCGGGCGATTGGTCGTCTCCACGAAGTGCGGCCACGTGTTCTGCAGCCAGTGTCTGAGGGACGctctgacatcatcacacaccTGCCCCACCTGCAGGAAGCGGCTCACTTCGCGCCAGTACCACCCTCTTTACATCTga
- the sqstm1 gene encoding sequestosome-1: MSVTVKAYLLGKDEQVKEIRRFAVDQEVSCSFEYLSRKVAAVFSNLSGSTCSLFYKDEDGDLVAFSSDDELMMGLSFVKDATFRLYIRERKEHRRDFPLHAFPPFAFGPPPPHHHGPAHTAPPTHMAPPPAVHPNVTCDGCEGAVVGTRFKCSVCPDYDLCSSCQAQGKHTEHALLPIWHPLQHWFPRGKWMKRMRHCGMWNQNQEQNQNQNQNQEQAGAAKPAADSSAPSASQASVDFLKNIGEGVAAMLSPLGIDVDIDVEHEGQKTKVAPPTQSGAGPGDVEMNEDGGASNEDGVNQGSKVSRDSDEEWTHLSSKEVDPSTGELQSLQPEGRAPLEPGAPQQGPTGLREAALYPHLPQEADPRLVESLAAMLSMGFGDEGGWLTHLLQAKNGDIGAALDAIQYAKQPRPHQ, encoded by the exons ATGTCGGTGACAGTAAAGGCCTACCTGCTGGGGAAGGACGAGCAGGTGAAGGAGATCCGCCGGTTCGCGGTGGACCAGGAGGTTTCCTGCAGCTTCGAGTACCTGAGCCGGAAGGTGGCGGCCGTCTTCTCCAACCTGAGCGGCTCCACCTGCAGCCTCTTCTATAAAG ATGAAGATGGAGACCTGGTGGCGTTCTCCTCCGACGATGAGCTGATGATGGGGCTGAGCTTCGTGAAGGACGCCACGTTCCGCCTCTACATCAGAG AGAGGAAGGAGCACCGTCGGGACTTCCCTCTTCACGCCTTCCCCCCCTTCGCCTTCGgcccccctcctcctcatcatcatggCCCCGCCCACACGGCCCCGCCCACACACATGGCCCCGCCCCCCGCCGTCCACCCTAACGTGACGTGCGACGGCTGCGAAGGCGCGGTGGTGGGAACGCGCTTCAAATGCTCGGTGTGTCCGGACTACGACCTTTGCTCCTCCTGCCAGGCTCAGGGGAAGCACACTGAGCACGCTCTACTGCCCATCTGGCACCCCCTGCAG CACTGGTTTCCTCGGGGGAAGTGGATGAAGAGGATGAGACACTGTGGAAtgtggaaccagaaccaggagcagaaccagaaccagaaccagaaccaggagcagGCCGGGGCTGCTAAACCTGCAGCGGACAGCAGCGCCCCCTCTG CCTCCCAGGCCAGCGTGGACTTCCTGAAGAACATCGGTGAGGGCGTGGCCGCCATGCTGAGCCCGCTGG GCATCGACGTGGACATTGACGTGGAGCACGAAGGTCAGAAGACCAAGGTGGCCCCGCCCACTCAGAGCGGCGCAGGGCCAGGTGACGTAGAGATGAACGAAGATGGCGGAGCCAGCAACGAGGACGGAGTCAAtcaagggtcaaag GTGAGCCGGGACTCTGACGAGGAGTGGACTCACCTGAGCTCCAAGGAGGTGGACCCGTCCACAGGTGAGCTGCAGTCGCTGCAGCCAGAGGGCCGGGCGCCGCTGGAGCCCGGGGCCCCGCAGCAGGGGCCCACCGGCCTGCGGGAGGCCGCGCTCTACCCACACCTGCCTCAAG AAGCCGACCCGCGTCTGGTGGAGTCGCTGGCGGCCATGTTGTCCATGGGCTTCGGCGACGAAGGCGGCTGGCTGACTCACCTGCTGCAGGCCAAGAACGGCGACATCGGCGCTGCGCTCGATGCCATCCAGTACGCCAAGCAGCCCCGCCCACACCAGTGA
- the mrnip gene encoding MRN complex-interacting protein isoform X3, whose amino-acid sequence MELQAVWREAVTAEGIRPWIWSRLPAPRPEAERHEGSQDGGAGGPRLVAMVRPAQVSRWSKYLDTPEEEEEESEEEGLEGRNHLHGNQTISRKRHRPEELGGGRGDEGCPPVQLKRTAVTSSVTSSAAPSGSGSRWGQFLSADSWGAEHPLSGRSQPADTAAAKPRPQLPVSSMFDSGEDFNFDEDFLTF is encoded by the exons ATGGAGCTGCAAGCTGTGTGGAGAGAAGCAGTCACTGCTGAAg GAATTCGGCCGTGGATCTGGAGCCGACTGCCGGCGCCACGTCCAGAAGCTGAACGCCATGAGGGGAGCCAAGATGGAGGAGCAGGAGGCCCACgcctggtcgctatg GTGAGACCCGCTCAGGTGAGTCGTTGGAGCAAATATCTGGACAcacctgaggaagaggaggaagagtctGAAGAGGAAGGCTTGGAGGGCAGAAACCATCTCCACGGCAACCAAACCATTAGCAG GAAGAGACACAGACCAGAGGAgctgggaggaggaagaggagacgAAGGCTGCCCACCTGTTCAG CTGAAACGGACAGCAGTGACATCAtctgtgacatcatcagcagCCCCCAGTGGCTCCGGCTCCAGGTGGGGGCAGTTCCTCAGTGCTGACAGCTGGGGGGCGGAGCATCCTCTTAGTGGGCGGAGTCAACCAGCAGACACTGCAGCAGCCAAGCCCCGCCCCCAACTTCCTGTGTCCTCCATGTTTGACAGCGGCGAAGATTTCAACTTTGATGAggattttctgactttttag
- the mrnip gene encoding MRN complex-interacting protein isoform X2, giving the protein MVQDFHVVRCFRCQSFQVQQVKKAKKWSCKLCGEKQSLLKEFGRGSGADCRRHVQKLNAMRGAKMEEQEAHAWSLCEQEEEQHTGDQVRPAQVSRWSKYLDTPEEEEEESEEEGLEGRNHLHGNQTISRKRHRPEELGGGRGDEGCPPVQLKRTAVTSSVTSSAAPSGSGSRWGQFLSADSWGAEHPLSGRSQPADTAAAKPRPQLPVSSMFDSGEDFNFDEDFLTF; this is encoded by the exons ATGGTGCAGGACTTTCACGTGGTTCGGTGTTTCCGCTGCCAGAGCTTCCAGGTGCAGCAG GTGAAGAAGGCAAAGAAATGGAGCTGCAAGCTGTGTGGAGAGAAGCAGTCACTGCTGAAg GAATTCGGCCGTGGATCTGGAGCCGACTGCCGGCGCCACGTCCAGAAGCTGAACGCCATGAGGGGAGCCAAGATGGAGGAGCAGGAGGCCCACgcctggtcgctatg tgagcaggaggaggagcagcataCAGGTGACCAG GTGAGACCCGCTCAGGTGAGTCGTTGGAGCAAATATCTGGACAcacctgaggaagaggaggaagagtctGAAGAGGAAGGCTTGGAGGGCAGAAACCATCTCCACGGCAACCAAACCATTAGCAG GAAGAGACACAGACCAGAGGAgctgggaggaggaagaggagacgAAGGCTGCCCACCTGTTCAG CTGAAACGGACAGCAGTGACATCAtctgtgacatcatcagcagCCCCCAGTGGCTCCGGCTCCAGGTGGGGGCAGTTCCTCAGTGCTGACAGCTGGGGGGCGGAGCATCCTCTTAGTGGGCGGAGTCAACCAGCAGACACTGCAGCAGCCAAGCCCCGCCCCCAACTTCCTGTGTCCTCCATGTTTGACAGCGGCGAAGATTTCAACTTTGATGAggattttctgactttttag
- the mrnip gene encoding MRN complex-interacting protein isoform X1 → MVQDFHVVRCFRCQSFQVQQVKKAKKWSCKLCGEKQSLLKEFGRGSGADCRRHVQKLNAMRGAKMEEQEAHAWSLWCSPWLLLIYSEQEEEQHTGDQVRPAQVSRWSKYLDTPEEEEEESEEEGLEGRNHLHGNQTISRKRHRPEELGGGRGDEGCPPVQLKRTAVTSSVTSSAAPSGSGSRWGQFLSADSWGAEHPLSGRSQPADTAAAKPRPQLPVSSMFDSGEDFNFDEDFLTF, encoded by the exons ATGGTGCAGGACTTTCACGTGGTTCGGTGTTTCCGCTGCCAGAGCTTCCAGGTGCAGCAG GTGAAGAAGGCAAAGAAATGGAGCTGCAAGCTGTGTGGAGAGAAGCAGTCACTGCTGAAg GAATTCGGCCGTGGATCTGGAGCCGACTGCCGGCGCCACGTCCAGAAGCTGAACGCCATGAGGGGAGCCAAGATGGAGGAGCAGGAGGCCCACgcctggtcgctatg GTGTTCTCCCTGGCTCCTCCTTATCTACAgtgagcaggaggaggagcagcataCAGGTGACCAG GTGAGACCCGCTCAGGTGAGTCGTTGGAGCAAATATCTGGACAcacctgaggaagaggaggaagagtctGAAGAGGAAGGCTTGGAGGGCAGAAACCATCTCCACGGCAACCAAACCATTAGCAG GAAGAGACACAGACCAGAGGAgctgggaggaggaagaggagacgAAGGCTGCCCACCTGTTCAG CTGAAACGGACAGCAGTGACATCAtctgtgacatcatcagcagCCCCCAGTGGCTCCGGCTCCAGGTGGGGGCAGTTCCTCAGTGCTGACAGCTGGGGGGCGGAGCATCCTCTTAGTGGGCGGAGTCAACCAGCAGACACTGCAGCAGCCAAGCCCCGCCCCCAACTTCCTGTGTCCTCCATGTTTGACAGCGGCGAAGATTTCAACTTTGATGAggattttctgactttttag
- the tbc1d9b gene encoding LOW QUALITY PROTEIN: TBC1 domain family member 9B (The sequence of the model RefSeq protein was modified relative to this genomic sequence to represent the inferred CDS: deleted 2 bases in 1 codon) has product MWIEPEEVLLAGALWVSERANPFFILQRRRGHGRGGGLSGLLVGTLDVVLDSSARVAPYRILLQTADSQIYWNIACGSSRKEITEHWDFLESNLLQTISIFDNDEDVITFVKGKISGIIAEENRLKRSEEQEENSGKFLEAELKMRKLFGMPEEEKLVNYYSCSYWKGRVPRQGWLYLSINHLCFYSFLLGKEVTLVVQWTEVTQLEKNATLVFPESVRVSTRNAEHFFSMFLNVNDTFKLMEQLANIAMRQLLDNEAFAADRSLPKACKTLKNVSALKRDFDARAKNERYRSMFRLTQDERLDGHTDCTLWTPFAKMHVVGQLFISNNYICFSSREEDLCQLIIPLREVTIVEKADSSSVLPCPVSISTKNKMNFLFANLKDRDFLVQRISDFLQRTPDGSWSDTNPLSLIGSSVRQAWLSEPCGSGSVLCLSVPRAPPASPNPQDPTPSTRGAITTAAPTAQQGLLRLFQQDGPEDLGPKAMKERMKEEAWNIHFSEFGRGVCMYRTSRTRELVLNGIPERLRGELWLLFSGAQNEMASHPGYYGDLVEQATGLCSLATEEIERDLHRSMPEHRAFQNETGIAALRRVLTAYAHRNPNIGYCQAMNIVTSVLLLYGTEEEAFWLLVALCERMLPDYYNTRVVGALVDQAVFEELTRAFLPPLYDHMQALGVITTISLSWFLTLFLSVMPFDSAVLLVDCFFYEGIKVIFQVALAVLHDNMDALLVCSDEGEAMTVLGRYLDNVVNKQTVAPPTPHLHALLTSGDDPPPEIDVFDLIKASYEKFGSLRSDVIEQMRFKQRLKVIQSLEDTAKRSVVRAMMTELAFSIEELEELYCLFKSKHMTSCYWGSSSSAAQRHDPSLPYLEQYRIDPVQFAQLFSALSPWVCGSHTPTLSARLFRLLDQNQDGLVNFKEFSTGLSGMYHGDMTEKLKLLYKLHLPPALCAEEAESALEATHFFTEDKLQESSFLSDLDSLRQQEVTSGEEPKNGGEDGEEKKEVKDYRYYLRMWAKEKEPKRETIKDLPRMNQEQFIELCKTLYNMFSEEPSEQQLYHAIATVASLLLRIGEVGKKFGNGAKKAEAPPPIPPGEKGPGEGTSTDAQVCQALADAQLEPPAPPSDEETKDDTSVSSFSVVSSGSLQCEDIADDTVLVSGEERRGSALDADWSITFEQVLASLLTEPALVEYFERKMDIQAKMAACKAQRAVERQISSASDHELSQQSS; this is encoded by the exons ATGTGGATCGAACCGGAGGAGGTTCTGCTGGCCGGGGCTCTTTGGGTCTCGGAGCGGGCCAACCCGTTCTTCATCctgcagaggaggagggggcaCGGCCGCGGAGGGGGGCTGTCCG GTCTTCTGGTGGGAACGCTGGACGTGGTTCTGGACTCCAGTGCCAGGGTGGCTCCCTACAGGATCCTGCTGCAGACCGCCGACTCCCAGATCTACTGGAACATTGCTTGTG GCTCGTCGAGGAAGGAGATCACGGAGCACTGGGATTTCCTGGAATCCAACCTGCTGCAGACGATCTCCATCTTCGACAACGATGAAGACGTCATCACCTTCGTCAAAGGAAAGATCTCG GGCATCATCGCGGAGGAGAACCGACTGAAGCGGAGCGAGGAGCAGGAAGAGAACAGCGGGAagttcctggaggcggagctgaAGATGCGGAAGCTGTTTGGGATGCCAGAGGAGGAGAAGCTGGTGAACTATTACTCCTGCAGCTACTGGAAGGGGCGTGTCCCGCGCCAGGGCTGGCTCTACCTGTCCATCAACCACCTGTGCTTCTACTCCTTCCTGCTGGGGAAGGAAG TGACGCTGGTGGTGCAGTGGACCGAGGTGACCCAGCTGGAGAAGAATGCCACCCTGGTGTTCCCAGAGAGCGTCCGCGTGAGCACCCGGAACGCCGAGCATTTCTTCTCCATGTTCCTGAATGTCAACGACACCTTCAAGCTGATGGAGCAGCTCGCCAACATCGCCATGCGCCAGCTGCTGGACAATGAGGCGTTCGCTGCCGACCGCTCGCTGCCCAAGGCCTGCAAGACGCTGAAGAACGTCTCTGCCCTGAAGAG GGACTTCGACGCCCGGGCCAAGAACGAGCGGTACCGGTCCATGTTCCGGCTGACGCAGGACGAGCGGCTGGACGGACACACGGACTGCACGCTGTGGACGCCGTTCGCCAAGATGCACGTGGTGGGCCAGCTGTTCATCTCCAACAACTACATCTGCTTcagcagcagagaggaggaCCTGTGCCAGCTCATCATCCCACTCAGAGAG GTGACCATCGTGGAGAAGGCGGACAGCAGCAGCGTCTTGCCGTGTCCCGtctccatcagcaccaagaacAAGATGAACTTCCTGTTCGCCAACCTCAAAGACAGGGACTTCCTGGTTCAGCGGATCTCAGACTTCCTGCAGCGGACGCCGGACGGCTCGTGGAGCGACACCAACCCGctgtctctgattggctccTCGGTACGCCAGGCCTGGCTGTCAGAAccttgtggttctggttctgtcttaTGTCTCTCTGTTCCCAGGGCTCCACCGGCGTCCCCCAATCCGCAGGATCCGACTCCGTCCACGAGGGGCGCCATTACCACGGCGGCC CCCACCGCCCAGCAGGGCCTGCTGCGGCTGTTCCAGCAGGACGGCCCGGAGGACCTCGGCCCGAAAGCT ATGAAGGAGCGGATGAAGGAGGAGGCGTGGAACATTCACTTCTCCGAGTTCGGCCGGGGCGTCTGCATGtacagaacctccagaacccgAGAGCTGGTTCTGAACGGGATCCCGGAGCGCCTGAGGGGGGAGCTGTGGCTGCTGTTCTCCG GCGCTCAGAACGAGATGGCCTCCCACCCTGGTTACTATGGCGACCTGGTGGAGCAGGCCACGGGCCTCTGCTCATTGGCTACCGAGGAGATCGAGCGCGACCTTCATCGCTCGATGCCCGAGCACAGAGCCTTCCAGAACGAGACGGGCATCGCCGCGCTGCGCCGCGTCCTGACCGCCTACGCCCACCGCAACCCCAACATCGGCTACTGCCAG GCCATGAACATCGTTACATCCGTCCTGCTGCTGTATGGAACCGAGGAGGAGGCCTTCTGGCTGCTGGTGGCGCTGTGCGAGCGCATGCTGCCCGACTACTACAACACCCGGGTCGTAG GAGCGCTGGTGGACCAGGCCGTGTTTGAGGAGCTGACCCGGGCCTTCCTGCCGCCGCTCTATGACCACATGCAGGCGCTGGGCGTCATCACCACCATCAGCCTGTCCTGGTTCCTCACCCTCTTCCTGTCCGTCATGCCGTTCGACAGCGCCGTCCTGCTGGTCGACTGCTTCTTCTACGAAGGCATCAAGGTCATCTTCCAG GTGGCGCTGGCCGTCCTTCACGACAACATGGACGCCCTGCTGGTCTGCAGCGACGAGGGCGAGGCCATGACCGTCCTGGGCAG GTACCTGGATAACGTTGTGAACAAGCAGACGGTGGCTCCGCCCACTCCCCACCTGCACGCCTTGCTGACAAGCGGAGATGACCCTCCGCCGGAGATCGACGTCTTCGACCTCATCAAGGCATCCTATGAG AAGTTTGGCAGCCTGCGCTCTGATGTCATCGAGCAGATGCGTTTTAAgcagaggttaaaggtcattcAGTCGCTGGAGGACACGGCGAAGCGGAGCGTG GTGAGGGCGATGATGACGGAGCTGGCCTTCAGCAtcgaggagctggaggagctttactgtctctttaag TCCAAGCACATGACAAGCTGCTACTGGGGCTCCAGCAGCTCGGCGGCGCAGCGACACGACCCCAGCCTGCCCTACCTGGAGCAGTACCGGATCGACCCGGTCCAGTTCGCCCAGCTCTTCTCGGCGCTGTCCCCCTGGGTCTGCGGAAGCCACACCCCCACGCTGTCGGCCCGGCTCTTCAGGctgctggaccagaaccaggacggGCTGGTCAACTTCAAAGAGTTCAGCACCGGCCTCA GTGGGATGTACCACGGCGACATGACGGAGAAGCTGAAGCTGCTCTACAAGCTCCACCTCCCGCCAG CTCTGTGTGCTGAGGAGGCGGAGTCTGCTCTGGAGGCCACACACTTCTTTACTGAGGACAAGCTAcaag aatcctccttcctgtctgatCTGGATTCTCTGCGgcagcaggaagtgacatcag GTGAAGAACCGAAGAATGGAGGAGAAGATGGTGAGGAGAAGAAAG AGGTGAAGGACTACAGGTACTACCTGAGGATGTGGGCCAAGGAGAAGGAGCCCAAGAGGGAAACCATCAAGGATTTGCCCAGGATGAACCAG GAGCAGTTCATCGAGCTTTGTAAGACGCTGTACAACATGTTCAGCGAGGAGCCGAGCGAGCAGCAGCTGTACCACGCCATCGCCACTGTGGCCAGCCTCCTGCTGCGCATCGGAGAGGTCGGCAAGAAGTTCGGCAACGGCGCCAAGAAGGCCGAGGCCCCGCCTCCCATCCCGCCGGGGGAGAAGGGGCCCGGCGAGGGAACCTCGACCGACGCCCAGGTGTGCCAGGCTCTGGCCGACGCCCAGCTGGAGCCGCCAGCACCGCCATCTGACGAGGAGACAAAGGACGACACGTCGGTGTCGTCGTTCTCGGTGGTGAGCTCCGGCTCGCTGCAGTGCGAGGATATCGCCGACGACACGGTGCTGGTCAGCGGCGAGGAGAGGCGGGGAAGCGCGCTAGATGCTGATTGGTCAATCACCTTTGAGCAAGTGCTGGCCTCACTGTTGACAGAACCGGCGCTGGTCGAGTATTTTGAGAGGAAGATGGACATCCAGGCCAAAATGGCTGCCTGTAAGGCCCAGCGGGCCGTCGAGCGCCAGATAAGCTCCGCCTCCGACCACGAACTCAGCCAGCAGTCCTCCTGA
- the rnf130 gene encoding E3 ubiquitin-protein ligase RNF130: MDLHRWTCFPILAVLVLVLVQVVVQARSAAAGRTDRNSIEDATVNATVMDRGSSVHMMSSEDGTYGQDSPKMDARGIVLTPAPHHGVVDRQGCDPNTRFLVPPRSIHWVALLQRGNCTFREKILKAAAYNATAVLVYNNSTDKTVKMGHEGTGDIVAVMITEAYGKEILAHLDRNLTVLASLGFRSPSRNLNRGSLVFVSVSFIVLMIISSAWLVFYFIQKIRYGAGRHRSQRRLGDAAKKAIGKLTTRTVKKGDKETDPDFNHCAVCIEAYQLNDVVRILPCKHVFHKVCVDPWLNEHCTCPMCKLNILKALGIMTSLPCVDTVVLDVERLGVGQTSGSQRAPLSDQNQPSISLEPLSPPHVETAPRTPADITVAVTSGGHFFNRNSMSPRSNVCEMELPDIQASLDLHDNNKS, translated from the exons ATGGACCTGCACCGTTGGACCTGCTTCCCAATCCTCGCCGTCCTcgtgctggttctggtccaggtcgTGGTCCAGGCCCGCTCCGCGGCAGCAGGACGCACTGACAGGAACTCCATCGAGGACGCCACGGTGAACGCCACCGTGATGGACCGAGGGTCCTCCGTCCACATGATGAGCAGTGAGGACGGGACGTACGGGCAGGACTCTCCCAAGATGGACGCCCGGGGCATTGTCCTCACGCCGGCGCCGCATCATGGAG TGGTGGACCGGCAGGGCTGCGACCCAAACACCCGCTTCCTGGTTCCGCCCCGCAGCATCCACTGGGTGGCGCTGCTGCAGCGAGGGAACTGCACCTTCAGGGAGAAGATCCTGAAGGCGGCCGCCTACAACGCCACAGCGGTTCTGGTCTACAACAACTCCACTGACAAGACCGTCAAGATGGGCCACGAAG GTACGGGCGACATCGTGGCGGTGATGATCACGGAGGCGTACGGGAAGGAGATCCTGGCCCACCTGGACCGGAACCTGACGGTTCTGGCCTCTCTGGGTTTCCGTAGTCCCAGCAGGAACCTGAACCGCGGATCGCTCGTCTTCGTCTCCGTCTCCTTCATCGTCCTCATGATCATCTCCTCCGCCTGGCTCGTCTTCTACTTCATCCAGAAAATCCGCTACGGCGCCGGCCGCCACCGCAGCCAG CGTCGCCTAGGAGACGCAGCCAAGAAAGCCATCGGGAAGCTGACGACGAGGACAGTGAAGAAAGGAGACAAG GAAACGGACCCGGACTTCAACCACTGCGCCGTGTGCATCGAGGCGTACCAGCTCAACGATGTGGTCCGGATTCTGCCCTGCAA ACACGTCTTCCATAAGGTGTGCGTGGATCCTTGGCTGAACGAACACTGCACCTGTCCCATGTGCAAACTCAACATCCTCAAAGCCCTGGGCATCATG ACCAGTCTGCCCTGCGTGGACACTGTGGTTCTGGATGTGGAGCGTCTGGGAGTCGGTCAGACATCCGGCAGCCAGAGGGCGCCGCTGAGCGACCAGAACCAGCCGTCCATCAGCCTGGAGCCTCTCAGTCCCCCCCATGTCGAGACCGCGCCCAGAACTCCCGCTGACATCACCGTGGCCGTAACCA GTGGAGGTCACTTCTTCAACAGGAACTCCATGTCTCCTCGGAGCAACGTCTGCGAGATGGAGCTGCCGGACATCCAGGCGTCGCTCGATCTCCACGACAACAACAAGTCCTGA
- the LOC102217467 gene encoding LOW QUALITY PROTEIN: proteinase-activated receptor 4-like (The sequence of the model RefSeq protein was modified relative to this genomic sequence to represent the inferred CDS: deleted 1 base in 1 codon): protein MKRLVGTLLLVSVLPSLCSVSLPPDTECGMSYRLRAFRVTTRCNLTTLKEKQVKEIQGLTTNLLLPIIYLLTFCIGLPTNLLALWILVFRTKRRPSTALLINLTVIDCLLFLVLPFRIVYHFRGNHWELGEPLCRIVMAMLYGNMYSSVWSLAFVAVDRYVAVVHPFGAKRLRSRRWSLGLTAAVWMVMLAAMLPLLLSRQTYPLDDPNITTCHDALPESVQENYFLPYFATLFTTCFLVPFIVVMFCHGAVLRTLLAEGRKYCHAIEVTLLMILMFVAFLLPCNVLLILTYSDSWPDGEDLYVHYMTSLAFSTFNSCFHPFVFYFVSRDCRERTRNALCCIPDMEDKPSSRGTRTSSSAGQRSKVTLLTMTSYKGRLTQQPEVNMMT, encoded by the exons ATGAAGCGTCTCGTTGGGACTCTGCTGTTGGTGTCCGTCCTGCCGTCCCTCTGCAGCGTCTCTCTGCCTCCGGACACCGAGTGCGGCATGTCCTACC GTCTACGAGCCTTCCGGGTGACCACCAGGTGTAACCTGACCACCCTAAAGGAGAAGCAGGTGAAGGAGATCCAGGGTTTGACCACCAACCTGCTGCTGCCGATCATCTACCTGTTGACCTTCTGCATCGGTCTGCCCACCAACCTGTTGGCTCTCTGGATTCTCGTGTTCCGGACCAAACGTCGGCCGTCGACTGCGCTGCTCATTAACCTCACTGTGATAGACTGCTTGCTGTTCCTGGTTCTGCCGTTTCGGATCGTCTACCACTTCCGGGGGAACCACTGGGAGCTGGGGGAGCCTCTCTGCCGGATCGTCATGGCGATGCTTTACGGGAACATGTACAGTTCGGTCTGGTCCCTGGCCTTCGTGGCTGTGGACCGGTACGTGGCTGTGGTTCACCCATTTGGCGCGAAGAGATTGCGCAGCCGGCGGTGGTCTCTGGGCCTGACGGCCGCggtgtggatggtgatgctggcCGCCATGTTGCCTTTGCTGCTGTCCCGGCAGACTTACCCTCTGGACGACCCCAACATCACCACCTGCCACGACGCGCTGCCCGAGAGCGTGCAGGAGAACTACTTCCTGCCGTACTTCGCCACGCTGTTCACCACCTGCTTCCTGGTGCCCTTCATCGTCGTGATGTTCTGCCATGGCGCCGTACTGCGCACCCTGCTGGCTGAAGGCAGGAAGTACTGTCACGCCATCGAGGTGACGCTTCTGATGATACTGATGTTCGTGGCGTTCCTGCTGCCCTGTAACGTCCTCCTGATCCTGACCTACAGCGACAGCTGGCCGGACGGTGAGGACCTGTACGTCCACTACATGACCAGCCTGGCCTTCAGCACCTTCAACAGCTGCTTCCACCCCTTCGTCTTCTACTTTGTCTCCAGAGATTGCAGAGAAAGAACCAGGAATGCTCTGTGCTGCATCCCTGACATGGAGGACAAACCGTCCTCTCGGGGGACACGCACCTCCTCGTCAGCGGgacagaggtcaaaggtcactctGCTGACCATGACAAGT TACAAGGGACGCCTGACCCAGCAGCCAGAGGTCAACATGATGACATGA